The Brassica napus cultivar Da-Ae chromosome C1, Da-Ae, whole genome shotgun sequence DNA segment AGGAGGCTCATCAAGTCCAGGAAGCTGCTGTGATGGAGTATGATCCATTTGTGGCCAAAGAAATGGCAGCTGAGGAGTCTCAGTTTGCTGTTGCCGGTGTCAGCACTATTGCTAGTGAACATAGTTCTATAGATGAGTCCCTTTCATCTTCTTTGAGTAATGGGCATGTTGCTGTGGATTCAGCTACATTGGGAACACAAGCACCTGAAGAGCAAACGGTTATGGAGAATGGTTTCTCGCAGGCAGTGGTGGGAGTTCATTCGGTTGCTTCTCCACATGTGGTGGTAGATGACGATGCGCATGCCCTGGAGAATAAGTATAACGGTTTGACCCAGAAGCCTATTGAGTACAGCATTTTCACGGAGAGCAAAAGAGAAGAGATTCATACATTTTATGGGTCTAATCATTCATCACCCACTTCTTCAAGGCTGGCAAGTGTTAAAGCAGTCTCTCCTACTCTTACTTCTACTGCAACTGATAGTTTATTGCTAGACCACAAGAACGGTGGAGTAATTGATACTCAGTTCTCAGGACCAAGTTTTGGTCAGGCTACTGGTACGTTGACAGTGAGGTACTTTCCTGTAAGGCCAATCCATTAGATGATGCTGGAAAGTTACTTTTCCTTTGCAGGCTATGTTGAGGAAGAGAATCTTGTGGGACACGGTAACGGTGGTTTATCCCACAAAAGGAAAGATGTAAGAAGAGACTGGGAAGTTCCAGATGATGGGAAGAAGCATGTGGTTCACCAAACTGATGAAAGCATGCCTGAGTTCCCTTCTCAGATACTTAATAGCAATGGGCGTTCTCCAGAAACTACTGATGCTTACTACCGGTTACTTAGAGATGGGaggtaaaaaaattatcaactggtttgtaaaaaaaaaacagtgctCTATCTTGTGACTGCATTATTTGACTTTGAGGGTTTAATATCCATATATTATAGGCTAATGGACTGCATACACGTACTTGAAGATCTGGAGAAAAGGGATCTATTGGACATGGACAAGGTATGGCTGCTTTCATGAGAAATATGGATTATAATCTTAGTTTTGGTCCTGTTTGAAATGTGGAACTTTGGTCAGTGATCTTATTTTTCTTGTATCCTAATATCAGATTTATCACGCAAGCTTCTTTAAACTCTGCAAGAAGAAAAGAGCTGTCAAGGAAGCATTTCGCTTTACCAAGTTGATTCCAAATCCAACCATGAGCACGTTCAATATGTTAATGTCTGTATGTGCCAGCTCCCAGGACATAGAAGGTGATATTAATATCCCATATTGATCTTGTTAAAGttcattcttttgaatatttagTTGTTACCTATGTAGGAGCTCGTGGAGTTCTGCATCTGGTGCAAGAGAATGGTATGATGGCTGATTGCAAACTTTACACAACTTTAATCTCAAGTTGTGCTAAAAGTGGAAAAGTTGATGCAATGTTTGAGGTATACTAATCTTCTTTTCCCTGTATGTTATATAAACAAGGATACATATTAGGCTGTTTCTTTGGAATCTCTATTATATCATGTGATACCTCTGTGTGGTTATATTCTCAGGTGTTCCACCAGATGGCAAATTCTGGAGTAGAACCCAATCTTCACACGTTTGGTGCGCTTATTGATGGATGTGCTAGAGCTGGACAAGTAGCCAAGGCATTTGGTGCTTATGGAATTTTAAGGTCTAAGGTAAGCCTGCCACAAGTTTCTTACTGCCTCCTATCATGTTTCTAGACCGATGATACTATCCTCTTGCTCGTTATATGTCCATAATGTTTTGTAACATCAAGGCTATTATTACATTGATGACATGTTCGATGCAGTAGAATGTTAAGCCAGACCGGGTTGTATTCAACGCCCTCATCTCCGCATGTGGCCAATCAGGAGCTGTTGACCGTGCTTTCGATGTGTTAGCCGAAATGAAGGCTGAGACCCACCCTATAGACCCTGATCATATCACGGTTGGTGCGTTGATGAAAGCATGTTTCAATGCTGGTCAGGTGTGtggcttttttttgtttttgttccattttttgttttgttttttactttctaTTTTGATTAAAGGATAAGTTTTATTCCAGGTCGAACGAGCTAAAGAAGTGTACAAGATGATCCATCAATATGGAATAAAGGGTACTCCAGAAGTCTATACCATTGCTGTGAATAGCTGCAGCAAGTCTGGGGACTGGGATTTTGCATGTAGCATATACAGTGACATGAAAGAGAAAGGTGTTGTCCCTGACGAGGTATGTCTATTTTTGAATTATGTGTCATGTTGAAGTTGCATATCCAACTGGAAAGGATTCTGGCCATTATGTCAGAGCTCCCTAGTTCGAGTGACCATTGggacgaaactaatattacatgctGTGGTTTCGGGCCTATGAGGATTACAAGATTTGGCCCGAACCTCTtggtattcaaaaaaaaaaagaagttccATATCTTTATGAGGCATGAACATGTTATCTCTAAGATTACCTGCTAAAACTTATGGAAGTGTGTGTTAGGAGTTAACTGTTTAACACTTTATAACTAAGAGAATTTATTTGAAGTGCTTCTAAAGCCATCTTACTTATAGGTGCAATCTTGGTTTTAACCTTTGCAGGTCTTTTTTAGTGCATTGATCGATGTTGCGGGACATGCAAAAATGTTAGAGGAAGCTTTTGGCATTCTTCAGGATGCGAAATCTCAAGGCATACGTCTGGGAACCATAACATATAGCTCACTGATGGGAGCTTGTTGTAATGTATGTTGCCTTTTATAGTTGTAGCAAGAGTCTTGAACACTACTGATaccctttttctttttggtttaggCGAAAAATTGGAAGAAAGCACTGGAGCTCTATGAAAATATCAAGTCAATCAAACTTAGACCAACTGTTTCAACAATGAATGCTCTTATAACTGCCTTGTGTAAGACCTCATACATTACACTATCTTAATCTTTTACccttattaataaataaatatgataaaagtataaggcggaaaagaaaaatcattacTGGTTTGACACCTTAGAGTATCAACAGGTGAAGGTGGTCAACTTCCCAAGGCTATGGAATATCTTGATGAGATAAAGACTTTGGGATTAACACCAAACACTATCACTTACTCTATGCTCATGCTGGCAAGTGAAAGGTAACTTCTTCTTAAGTTGAATTATTTAAGCTTGTTTGGATTATTAATCAGTGCAATCAGATTTGAGAATTCAGTATTCTCTGAATTTTCTGTGTGTAGAAAGGATGACTTTGAGGTAAGTTTCAAGCTTCTCTCTCGAGCAAAAGAAGATGGAGTATCACCAAACTTCATCATGTGTAGATGCATAACAAGTAAGCTTTTGTATTTTACATTCAATGCAATCAAACATGTAAGCGTTTTGTCTTAATATAGCACTTATGtttcttgcttcttttttttgctattcTATAAAGGCCTTTGCAAGCGAAGGTTTGAGAAGGCATCTGCAGCTGGTGAACCTGTTGTGTCATTCAAATCAGGACGACCTCAGATTGAAAATAAATGGTCAGTATAGCTTCCTTTTCCAATTCTTAAGGCAGTTACTCTTCTTCTTAATGTTGATTTGATGTTTTAGTAAATTTGTTAGATTTGATCTGATACTTGTGTTACTCTCTCTTCTTCAATAAAGATCTACATCAAGAATCTAATTCCAGGTTGATAATTGATACATTTTCCTTTCTTTCAGGACATCAATGGCGTTAATGGTTTACCGTGAGACAATATCAGGTGGTACAGTTCCTACTACAGAAGTAGTTTCACAAGTTTTGGGATGCTTGCAACTTCCACATGATGCTGCTTTGAGGGATAGGCTGGTTTCGAATTTAGGCAACATTTCTTCACAAAGGCAGCATAACATATTCCCATTAGTAGATGGGTTTGGAGAGTATGATCCTCGAGCATTTTCACTTCTTGAGgtaatgttggtagcttcatatagATATTCATTACGTCCACagagtttatattatttttttttcatgatttgCAGGAGGCTACTTCTCTTGGAGTTCTTCCTTCTATGTCCTTCAATAAAGTTCCATTGTTTTTTGACACGACAGAACTGCCCAAAAACGTGGCTGAGGTAAAACCCTTTTGTTATAGTGGAATAAACTTTACATAATAATAGCTAGGAAGGCTATAGATTAACTCTTCCAGTGATCATGAATtgtatattgaataaataaaaaaacagatcaATATCTCACTGTTTTAGCACTTTTTGGATTCCCATGTATCTAATAATGTCATGAAAAATATGGCAGGTTTACCTCTTAACCATCTTTAAAGGTCTTAAGCATCGCCTTGCAGCTGGTAAGATAATCTGTTTTCTTTAACTTTTCTCGACATAACTTTACATCAGTCTTCTTAAATAGTTATTGGTCTTTTGGCTTTTCTTGATCTGAATATCCACTATCAGATCATCAACTTTAGgataaaaatcttaaacaaatgGTTAGCTAGTTGGGAAGATCTAACTGGTTGATTGAATTTTTCAATGGCTTTGAGGTCTGTAATTAAAATCTCTTACCTGTTAATCTCATGTATGTTTCAGGTGCAAAGATACCTCATATAAATTTGATAATTTCCATAGAAGAGAAGGAGATTACAACTCCTGAAGGAGAGAAGACAATTGACCTTGCAGGAAGGTAAACTGATGAGTATCCTATGCTCTGTATTAACTATGCAGAGGTGATGTTTACCCTCTGAAGTTATATAGTCTTCTAAGAACATCCCTTTTGTTGACAGGGTTGGGCAAGACATTTCTGCCTTGTTGAGAAGATTGGGGATACCTTATCACAGAAAGGATGCTAAATTAAGAATCAATGGTGTTGCTTTGAAGAACTGGTTTCAACCAAAGCTTGATTCGCCATTCTCTACAAAGCCAGGGGGCTTAAGATCATCTCAAGTACCATTAGGTAACCAAATCACTCGCCAGCAACGAAGCATTCGACTAGGGAACTTGTCACTTGAGTGAGAACTGAGAAGAGGCTTCTCTCATTTTGATCCTAGTTAACCTccgagagtttttttttttcacacgCAACGAGATACTCAGTGCATGTCACATCGCACTCCTCCAGAATCGGAGCAGAAAAGTGAAACATTCAAGTTTTGCTTCCTGCATGGTTCTTGCTGTCCACATGAGGATGTTGCATAGTGACATGAAGTTAATTGCATGGCAAAACAGTTGGTATGTATATCTCTATAAGTTTgtatttattcatatataaatggTAAATGATTCTTTTAAAGACTTCAGAAACTTGTGTCTGTCTTTATTAGAGATAAACCAAATATGAGATTGTAAAATTCCACTTCAAGATTCTccatgattaaaaaaaaatacatgggaAAAGATACATCATTAGTCTCAAGAACAAGTTTTCAAGATCTTTATAAATACAATGCTCCTAAGAGGCATCTAACATCCCTTTTTAACTTTATTGTAACCGAGAAGCGATGAGATCAAGAAACACTTCTTCTCTACAAGGAATGGTCAAGCCTCCCATTGGATGATTGAATCCAAACTCTTCCTCTGCTCGGCTAAGGAACTCTCTGAAGGAAGGATCATTCAGAAACGAAATTGGAACCACgaatttcttcttctccttctcaatCTGTTCTCCTACGTACACTGCCACATGCCCTTTAGGGACATGATCCAGTGCTGATGATGTTCGGTTTCTGCTTGCCAGGGAGTTTAGCTTCAGTATCTGCTTTGTTGCAGTTGTGATCGCAAAACGACTCAACcccatctttctttcttttttgctttAGGACCAAAGATGctaaacgattttttttttttgttttcaccaCAATGCTTGAGATGAAGAAAGGTGGGGTAATGATTGTCTCTATTTataataatgaatttttttaagttataatgatttttttttaaattaacgaCTAATAGCTTTTCAATAATTTAAGGGcaattattgtgttttttttcctcATGCAAGTTGTTCGTGAAGTCCTCcaacaaaaaattatttgttcttactaatataaaaatataaaattaagctGAAaagtcaaaatattattattatatccTTTTTCTCTGAATATTATTTGAACTTATGAAAGTTGTTCTACTTCCTTCGGCATAGAAGTGTGTGTGCTTTCAAAAAGATAATAACAAGTGGACAAGCACATGCAAAGAAGACACCGAGCAACTTGTCACATTGGCTGAAATAACGATCAACACGAAGAAAAAATTCAGGATAGATATAACCAAtttgatatttcagatttaaatatatgtagAAAATGCTCAATTTGGTTAATCATTGGATTGGTTTTCGTCTGATAGATGCGAATCATTAGGGCCGCAAATATACTTCAATTAACAAATCATTACATTTAAATACTatcactagattttgacccgcgctttcaaagcgcgggtttattattattttttttttcaattgacaaatatttagtaaatgtcacattttcatatatttgtgttttattttataaaagacttaaaaattttatctttatttatcgtatttcattttaaatgactatttatgttaaaaaaaaataaactttatttttttaatgaattaagttggtataactctgataaattaattgtattatggagttaatattttaattaaaaaattatatacttttaataaagatttatacttttcaataaaaaaattcaattatttttatgaatgcttaaattatattaagaaaagaaaaaaataataattaagaatagttgaaaaaaaattatttgaacttggactcaatggtccaaaggaaaaaaaaaaggtgagaattgaatctgattttttaataggcccaaatggcccaagagagatttgatttgggctggatccaaaaataatgacctaatatagatttgttattaatattacttaattacctttaatgaaacatgcaatgttagtgaaggaaacatgcccctaaggtaattatgacaataggatcctgctttaatagtatagattttgcTGAGTCGCATCTAATCACCCAATTTTCAGTCTCGGATCATATAGATGCTTTTCGGAATCGTTCTTGATCTACTAGTTGGCGACTCCACATTATTTATTTCCTTATTGATATGTGAGAAGTTAATATTTGTGTTTGATTGATAGTTCTTTAGATAGATGTTCTTATTGCTATTTGGCAGTTATCCTACATATATATAGCTTAATGTGCTATAATGATACTACCTCTAGAACTTAGCATACGTATGTTGATATATTACGTCTGTGTTTATGCGACAAAGTATATAAGAAATTTATTCCTAGTTACATTATAACATGACTGTTATCTTTATTTGATTCGCGTCTTGTAGATTTTCAAGATGTTCTCAACCGTTGTTGTGATCTTTTTGTTGAAATGTCATTTTCTGTAACTTACAACTTTACAAGTAATACAAGATATAATTGCCATGATCTTATCTACCATGCACACCCAAACCGAAAATATTTGCAAATCATATACCTCTAATTGAGATTGACAAGATACAGTAGTTAATGCATCACAATCAGAAAAAAGGAGCTTACAATGAAGACCTATCGTTAGTCCAGAAAATGGCCAGTGCAATTGGTTCTAAATCTGTGtgctatattgttttaaaaagcaaaaaaaaaataagagagagaAGGTTTggattcttttatttattatcttataAGTTTAAGATAAAgaatttggttttgtttataCAATACTGATTTTTTTGCCACCAAAATTTATATTGCTACCCAATTATTTGATAACGAAGGTCTTTGGGTTTAAATTCGATAAATAATAGGCAATGAATGGAATAGTTAGTGACTAAAGTTAAAACAATTTAGATAAATGATATGGCCATGCAGTATAAGATTAACTTTTATGATTTCTATTATGAAATCTCCCAAGTTCATAATCTAGATTTAGATTAATTCAACCCTGATATTTtctagtgaagaagaaagatactACTAACCTTGATCCATGCTTTCCTTGGTTTGTTTGAATCAATTCATCAATTTGATTTTCTCCTCCCTATGACCCTTAATCCTTTATGATTCCCTTTGATGGACAAAGGAATCTAAAACCTCTCCTAATCACTTTTTTCTCTTACGTACGTGATCGTTTTATTATTATCAACACCAATGTAACTCTTCTTAGATACAAGAAAAGTCACTTGTGGCATTTTGATAACCACCACAAGtgagtatatatatgtgtatctTATTGTGCCTTTTCAATTATCACCTTTTTCATTTGTACTCTTTCAAGTacaaactatactttatatgtGATTAATATACATCCAAGCACAAGTATAACACATATACATAAATGATTGTATATAACCATTATAGAAGAATCATTTATAACTAACAAAGCAAGGAAGGAGGATTATCAATACACCCATATTCTAATTCTTTTATCGAAACCGATCCATCGTAGTATCGTCTTTtatattagaatataaaacattaatatgaacttgaattttatattaaaccaaTATACATATAGGTcatataagaatttataatattcTTACATGCAGATAATGGGTCGAAATAAATGCTAATGACTGGTTTCTAACACCGACATTGGTCAGGTTTAATTAACTCCGATTTTACCATTGAACCTCTGCAACCATGTGATTCTTAACTTTACCTAGAAATCATCGATCGGGCTAAGGTACTTTGGATATCCGAATCAAGGCTAAGATTatctttgaaaacataaaaatcttTCTTGATCAATGTTTTTTTGTGGAAGTACATAATATTATAACCTGATTTGACTGGTTATACAACATATTTACAGGCTGATTCAACATGTTCTCCTTTGCAGAAATAAACAAAGGGaacaaccaaaacaaaaatatataaaatggaaaaaaaatgtgGCTTCCCAAAAGATGTCTCAAGTTCAAACAATACAACCATAAGAATTCAAAAGACCCACGAATATTTCTTCTCTGCAAGGAATCGTTAATCCACCAATTGGATGGTTGAAACCAAACTCTTCCTCTGCTCGCCTAAGCAAACCCTGAAACGAAGGATGGTTCAAATACGAGATCGGAACCACGAATCGCTTCTtgttctccatctcttctccgaCATAAACCGCAACATGTCCTTTTGGGACACGAGACTGCTGTTTTTGCGACTGTTTAGAGTTGATAACACGCGAGAATCGAATAGCCATTTCTAAAGTAATGAGATTTATAGAATCTTACAAGAATACTCTGTTTTATGAAAGTGGAGAAAGATTGAATTGATATTTTTTGGTGGAGTTGTGTTTCAGTTAGTTGTTATTTATAGAGTTTCAAAAAGGTCACGGAATCAAACTTCGAATTTGAGTTTaatgatacaaaatattttttattgtatttaaaaattaggagtTTGCAGGTTTTCACATGGGATCTGCTTAATAATAAACTAGGGCTTCTTACCTAGAAAAGCATCAAGCTGATACTAATTTCTCTGGGTGACTTTAGAATATAATCAGATAGGGACCcacttttgatcaaaaaaaaaaatcagataggGACCCACCAAAGCTACAGAACTCacatgctctctctctctctctcattaaAATCTCTGGCCATCACATAAAAACAGGCTTGGTCCTATTGGTTCTGATGAATAGACAACAGAAACAAGGGTCCTTATTAAATATTGATGACTATATACATTTTTGACAAGTCTATTGTTGGCTCTTGAAAATGGTGGCTTTTGGTCTGTATGTGTTACCCCTAGAGCCCCACTCGAGATGACCTTTGCGTCTTAACTAAAATTGTGTTTACAAAACTTAATTCTATATATCATAATAACAGTTActataaaatctaaatttattaAGCTTGTAGTCAAGAAAATGAGAAAACATTGAACATGCATTGTTTCTTTAGTTCTTATGTAGAATCAAGAAGTTCAAGATAACATTTAGGGAGAAGTTGTGTGTCTTAaagagttattttattttatatattattagtatGATTTCTCTTAGAACCCTTAACTTATCAATAATAGTTCAGTCTTCATCACTGATTCGACAATAACATAAAGTTGGATGAATTTATTTAAGACCAACATTTGTTATCCACATTATACAGCGGAGGAAGGTTCGATTCTTTCAATAAGATCAAACCAACCGGTTGAAATGTTTCAGTTACATGTTTGATCTGAAACAATtaattagaaatttagaatatttagTATAAATCGCATGCATTTATGCATGATTAGTGTAGTTATAAGAAAACTCAGTTATTGTAAAGACGGTCACGTGTTGTATTTGCATTATTGTTATTATCACAATTATATCTTCCTAATAACAGAGAGTAACATGTGCTTGACAATCTATATATGCAATAATTAGATATGATTTATCGTTAAGTTTCATAAAATACTTGAGCAGTTCTGTTTGAGACATTTTTAACagtttataatttgtttgttaTTCGAAGAAAGTATGTCCTATTTTGATTCATCAACGGTTACATACTACAACCAATTTAGCTTATTCAGAGTGCATGTGATCCACCATtcctttaaatatataataatgtaaGTCAGAACTGgttattcaaaataaataactaCAATTATGTAATTAAGTGATTTCCCATTATGTAAAAGCTTtccatatttataatatatttttttcttcaacagTAGTATTAGAAACAGTAATATTTGGCCATTAAGTTTGTTtctaatacatatttgattCCTAATATATTAAGcattaatcaaacaaaaatgtCAGAAAATATGATCTTTGGCGAAAAGAGCTTCAAAAGTTCATGATCCTTCACAAGCTTTAGAAAAATTTAATCCAATCAGCCTCTAAATCTTCAGGTTCTAGTGGTTTGGATATGAATACTTGCACAACGATTAAAATCTTATTTCGAAACACAAACTTTTAACGTgtcatacacacacacactaaATTTCATATAATTCTCAGatagaacaacaacaaaaagattcatttctacaacaaaaaaaaagattcatcaAAACcctactaaaactattaattaatCAATGCGTTCCTCAATGCAGCTGCTGAGAAGTAATGAGATGAAGAAACGCTTCTTCTCGACAAGGAATCGTCAAACCGCCCATTGGATGATGAAATCCAAACTCTTCCTCTGCGCGATTAAGAAACTCTCTGAACAAAGGATGGTTCAAGTATGATATCGGAACCACAAACCTCGTCTTCTCCGTTCTTTCGCCAACGTAAACCGCTACGTGACCTTTAGGAACAAGCCCTGAAGCTGTTGTTGATGATGGTGAACCGTTCTTGTTCCTCATAGATTGTGATTTGAAGATTTGCTTTGCATTTGGAAGCATGGACCGCACTAAACCCATcttcttatttgtttttaaatgaaacgttaacaattttgtggatgaaaaaaaaatctttgaagCAAGTGACTTGATAGACAAGGAGGAGAAGAAGTTTCTATTTATAGTAGCAAACTTAAAGCATGCAGTTTCCAGATAAAAATGACATGAATGTTAAAATAACAGCAAGATGAGATATCTCTCACTTAAAAAAACCCAAAAGTTATGGGCTGTTGGGCCCTCCCGTCATCCATCTGGCTCACATGGCTTAGCTCATCTTTATGTAAAGTCaccatatatatttgtaaaatgtGACTGCACATAATGTACGTTTTTATATGATTGCCAATATAAAAGGATGGGTATGTTTAATTAGAGCCTCGAAGTGGTGAATAGTGTGACCTGGGTCATAATAAGTGGGTCCAGTTCTTGAACCACTTTTAGCAATGGTTGACAGTACGTATGTTGAATTCCAAGTCCTAAAAGTATCCTTTGCTCTCAAACTAGGGGCCGTACTGCTGGGACGAACTATGAGATAGTATAGAGATGGTTATATACCAttacttatatattatatattaaaataaaaatctttttgattatatataaatatttaatacagCTCGATAAATAGTTTGATGAATTTATTTGCCATTGGATAAGGTCTGACTATCTCTGCATGTGATTTTGATGATGACGATTGTGACTGTTGCTAGGGCTGAGTTTGAATATGCAACATACCACCGTTTAGTGATGGAATAGATCGAAAACTAAATCCTCACAGAACTATAGCTATTCGCTGCCTG contains these protein-coding regions:
- the LOC106374192 gene encoding auxin-responsive protein SAUR20, whose amino-acid sequence is MGLVRSMLPNAKQIFKSQSMRNKNGSPSSTTASGLVPKGHVAVYVGERTEKTRFVVPISYLNHPLFREFLNRAEEEFGFHHPMGGLTIPCREEAFLHLITSQQLH
- the LOC106375294 gene encoding auxin-induced protein 15A-like is translated as MGLSRFAITTATKQILKLNSLASRNRTSSALDHVPKGHVAVYVGEQIEKEKKKFVVPISFLNDPSFREFLSRAEEEFGFNHPMGGLTIPCREEVFLDLIASRLQ
- the LOC106434722 gene encoding auxin-induced protein X15 produces the protein MAIRFSRVINSKQSQKQQSRVPKGHVAVYVGEEMENKKRFVVPISYLNHPSFQGLLRRAEEEFGFNHPIGGLTIPCREEIFVGLLNSYGCIV